A section of the Falco peregrinus isolate bFalPer1 chromosome 3, bFalPer1.pri, whole genome shotgun sequence genome encodes:
- the GPR3 gene encoding G-protein coupled receptor 3 has protein sequence MMEEGPLNSSRGHQGWLAAGNGSGTSLDLESVVQPLALNPWDVVLCISGTIISCENAIVVVVIFYTPTFRAPMFLLIGSLATADLLAGLGLILHFAFVYFIPSEAVSLLTVGLLVTSFTASVSSLLTITIDRYLSLYNALTYYSERTVTRTYIMLILTWGASICYGLLPIMGWNCLKEPSACSIVKPLMKNHLIILSVSFFMVFAVMLQLYVQICKIVCRHAHQIAVQRHFLASSHYVTTRKGIATLAVILGTFASCWLPFAIYCLLGDYSYPALYTYITLLPATYNSMINPVIYAFRNQEIQKVLWTVCCGCLSSTMPFWSRSPSDV, from the coding sequence ATGATGGAGGAAGGGCCCCTCAACTCCAGCCGAGGCCACCAAGGCTGGTTGGCGGCTGGGAACGGCAGTGGCACCTCCTTGGACCTGGAGTCTGTGGTGCAACCCCTCGCCTTGAACCCATGGGATGTCGTCCTCTGCATCTCTGGGACCATTATCTCCTGCGAGAACGCCATCGTGGTGGTGGTCATCTTCTACACCCCGACATTCCGGGCTCCCATGTTCCTCCTCATCGGCAGCTTGGCCACAGCTGACCTCCTGGCTGGGTTGGGGCTGATCCTGCATTTTGCCTTTGTCTACTTCATCCCATCAGAGGCGGTCAGCCTGCTCACGGTGGGGCTCCTGGTCACCTCCTTCACGGCCAGCGTCAGCAGCTTGCTGACCATCACCATCGACCGCTACCTGTCCCTCTATAACGCCCTGACCTACTACTCGGAGAGGACGGTCACCAGGACTTACATCATGTTGATTCTCACCTGGGGAGCCTCCATCTGCTACGGGCTCCTGCCCATCATGGGCTGGAACTGCCTGAAGGagccctctgcctgcagcatcgTCAAGCCCCTAATGAAAAACCACCTCATCATCCTCTCCGTCTCCTTCTTCATGGTCTTTGCGGTGATGCTCCAGCTCTACGTGCAGATCTGTAAGATCGTCTGCCGGCACGCCCACCAGATCGCTGTCCAGAGACATTTCCTGGCTAGTTCCCACTATGTCACCACCCGAAAAGGCATCGCCACCTTGGCTGTCATCCTGGGCACCTTCGCTTCATGCTGGCTGCCCTTCGCCATTTACTGCCTCCTGGGGGATTACAGCTACCCAGCCCTCTACACCTACATCACCCTCCTCCCCGCCACCTATAACTCCATGATCAACCCCGTCATTTATGCCTTCAGGAACCAGGAGATCCAGAAAGTGCTGTGGACCGTTTGCTGCGGGTGCTTGTCCTCCACCATGCCTTTCTGGTCCCGCTCCCCCAGTGACGTCTGA